CGCTGATAATATTAGCGGCAAAGTGCTGGGCATCTGGTTCCCGACGATGGCATTTGTCGCCATTGGCTTCCAGCACGTTGTTGCCAATATGTTTCTTATTCCAGCAGCGATCTTCGCTGGTCATTATTCGTGGGGACAATATGCTATGAATTTTGTACCGGTATGGCTGGGCAATCTGACTGGTGGTGCTTTGTTTGTCGCCAGCGCGTATTTTATGGCATATATTCGTCGTAACCCAGCTGCTACTCCAGCGTCTGGTAGTCACTCTGGTCAGCAGCATGTAGAGCCGCAGCCAACGGTCACCGATGCAACGGGAACGGCTGCCGTGGCTATGCCGCTCCAGCACAGCGAGCAGGCGCATTGATTAGGAGTCAAGTTCGGCGCAGACAGTCACTTCGCTTTTTCTAGATAGATCATCGTGACGAGGGCAATGCGCATCAGCCGGAAATCTCATGCTGCTAAAGTGAGATTTCCGGCTTTTTGCTTGATATTTCACGCCTTTCTTCATAAATCAACGTACAATCCGGTTTTGAATGCTGAAATTGGTTTAAAAATGAAGGTACGGGTAATAATTAGATTAATGTAAAGCAGAACGATTCAAGAGGTGCAGGATGGAAAAATTAAATGAATGGATCGAAAAGCATAAAGATATGGAGTTAGTCGTGTCCGAGCTGCAACAGAAATTATCCGACAGCGAGCGGGCGCGCCTGACTGCCGAACAGGCTGCTGACAATAAAGCGCGCTTTATTGCGATGCTTAGCCATGAAATCCGCACACCGATGAATGGTATTCTGTCGATGAGTGAGCTGCTGCAAAACACCCATTTGGATGATGAGCAGCAAAGCTATATGAATATACTGCATACGAGTAGTGAGTCACTGATGGCGCTGGTAAATAACCTGCTCGATATTGGCAAAATTGAAGCTGGCAAAATGAAGCTGGTACGCGATCCGTTTGATCTGGTCAATACAATGGAGGATTTAACCTATGCACTGGCACCACGCGCCTTTGAAAAGGGCATTCAGGTACATCTGAATGTGCATTCCGATATTCCACTGTTTGTGATTGGCGACGCACTTAAAGTTCGGCAAATCGTGATGAATCTATTACAAAACTCAATTAAATTTACGCATAAAGGTAATATTACCCTCTCTCTATTTTTGCTGCCTAATGAGGACCCTGAACGACTAACCGTTCAAATCTCCGTTGAAGACAGCGGTATTGGTATTGCACCAGAGCGCATAGAACAGGTGTTTCAGGCATATGAGCAGATGCACGAACAGAGTGAGTATATGCACCAAGGAACAGGTCTAGGTCTGGCGATCTGTAAACAACTGGTTGAGCTAATGGGAGGAACAATTGAGGCGCAGAGTATGCAGGATGTGGGTACAACTGTAAATATTGTGCTGCATTTTGAACGGTATACCGATCTGCCATCTATTCCATTTCAGAGCAATGTACTACATGATCTACGTATTCTACTGCTGGAAGACAATTCGATCTGTCGTGTACTGCTGCATGATATGCTGGACGAATGGAATGCTCAGGTTACGACCGTGAGCGAAATGGACGATCGTTTCTTTGATGAGCTGTATCACCATGATTATGATCTCGTGCTGGTTGATCTGCTGTTGATTGATCGTGAGCGCTGGATGAAAGAGCGCACAAAGATTCAAAAGCAGCCGCTGTTCCTACTAGCACCGCTCGGTGAAAAAGTAGAAGGCGAGTTCCGCGACACTTTTGAAACAGTCATCACCAAGCCGATCCGCAAGCTGCATTTGCTAAACAGCATTCTGGCGCTTCAGCAGGGCAAACGCTGATTGTCTGGCTAAGCCAGTCATCGCCGATTGCATAGCCAAATGAATCATGCACGGTACGAGATAATCATAGATTTCATAGATTGCTAAATTAGTTCTCTCTACAGATGCCCCTGACATGGCATTGATGAGATAGTTATCATATACGGTATTGTGATGCTGTATATAGGCTGTATGATACAACGAACCTATAACGAACCCATTTGAATAAGGGAAGACAATTAGAAAAGACCTGCATCCTTAGAGCAGGTCTTTTTGATATGTAGGTATCTCATGAAATGGTAGACAAAATGAAATCCGCCATAATTCGGTTCGGGGGAACGAAACCGTAGTATGGCGGATTCCGGGAGTGGTCCATGATATGACAGACGGTGAGAATGAAGGGGACATCACTCTCGCCAAATGCCGTTACTTATTGTTAAACGGTAAGTGTATGATTGAAACACTGACGCATTTAAAAAAAACGAATTTTTTTTCAGCGTTCATTTGCCCCGGTATATCAACAAAAATCGTGGTTTCTATACCATCTATATTCCCTAAAGTTCCTGTTAATATTCCACTCCTTATCGGTGTAAAGCGGCAACGAAGATGCTTGCTCATTACGATCTGGATCACGCATACTAGAATTTGTGTGTTTAATCGGATATCAACTGACATTGGGATGAGGATAGAAAGGAATACATCATGCGTTGGCTTAAATCGTATCCACGAGAAATTCAGGTGTTTTTGCTCGCCAGTCTGCTGAATGCGGCAGGCGGGTCGTTAATGTGGCCGCTCGTCACTTTGTTTGTGTATCAGGAGCTTGGTCGTCCGATGCAGGATGCGGGTCTGGTCGTGCTGCTGCAATCGCTGGGTGGAATCATAGGCCAGCTGCTGGGTGGTTCGCTATATCATCGGCTTGGAGTACGCAAGCTGATCGTCGGATCGCTGCTGTTAAATGGACTGTTTTTGTTCACATTGCCTTTTGTGAGTACGCACTGGTATTGGTTTATGGGTGCGATGGTGATGATTGGCTTGTTTAATTCGATGTCGATGCCCGCGATTCAGGCTTTTATCGGCTTCCGCTTTGCCGATCGGCGCGGGGAATTGTTCAATATTGTGTATGTTGCGAACAATATTGGAGTAGCACTAGGAACGGCGTTGTGTGGTATATTGGCGGATATTTCGTTTTATTTGTCGTTTGTGATTA
The sequence above is drawn from the Paenibacillus sp. JQZ6Y-1 genome and encodes:
- a CDS encoding sensor histidine kinase; this translates as MEKLNEWIEKHKDMELVVSELQQKLSDSERARLTAEQAADNKARFIAMLSHEIRTPMNGILSMSELLQNTHLDDEQQSYMNILHTSSESLMALVNNLLDIGKIEAGKMKLVRDPFDLVNTMEDLTYALAPRAFEKGIQVHLNVHSDIPLFVIGDALKVRQIVMNLLQNSIKFTHKGNITLSLFLLPNEDPERLTVQISVEDSGIGIAPERIEQVFQAYEQMHEQSEYMHQGTGLGLAICKQLVELMGGTIEAQSMQDVGTTVNIVLHFERYTDLPSIPFQSNVLHDLRILLLEDNSICRVLLHDMLDEWNAQVTTVSEMDDRFFDELYHHDYDLVLVDLLLIDRERWMKERTKIQKQPLFLLAPLGEKVEGEFRDTFETVITKPIRKLHLLNSILALQQGKR